One segment of Actinomycetota bacterium DNA contains the following:
- a CDS encoding phosphotransacetylase family protein, producing MVCIYFASQVGLSGLHTTCIGLGRRFQEEKLKVGYMKPVGHRYFTVEGRVTDEDAAFMQRTLGLEEDLSDICPVVLTPQVVNAAYMEGTKDLLEQVKQAFGRVSAGKDVVLVQGAYTSQQGRFLGLSAYQLAPVFDARVILVERFDDAFQADNVLAARDDFTGNLMGVIYNIIPSNRESFVADILAPSLERLGIPVLGQIPFDRLLSSINVGDLAELLDGRVLAGEANLDNLVEDIVVGAMSQEHALSVFRKLRSPCVVTGGDRSDIMLAAMEAKARCLILTGNLYPSSIILGKAEELGIPVIMVGMDTFTTAERADMIIRSARTHEAKKLERLGELIDCCVDLPRLRELAGI from the coding sequence ATGGTCTGTATCTACTTTGCCTCGCAGGTCGGCCTCTCCGGCCTGCACACCACGTGCATAGGCCTGGGGCGCCGTTTCCAGGAGGAGAAGCTGAAAGTCGGTTATATGAAGCCGGTGGGCCATCGCTATTTCACCGTGGAGGGGCGGGTTACCGACGAGGACGCCGCCTTCATGCAGCGCACCCTGGGACTCGAGGAGGACCTGTCCGACATCTGCCCCGTGGTCCTCACTCCGCAGGTGGTCAACGCCGCCTACATGGAGGGCACGAAAGACCTGCTCGAGCAGGTGAAACAGGCCTTCGGCCGCGTCAGCGCCGGCAAGGACGTGGTGCTGGTGCAGGGCGCCTACACCTCCCAGCAGGGACGCTTCCTGGGCCTGTCGGCCTACCAGCTGGCCCCCGTCTTCGACGCCCGGGTCATCCTGGTAGAGCGCTTCGACGACGCCTTCCAGGCCGACAATGTGCTGGCCGCCAGGGACGATTTCACGGGCAACCTCATGGGGGTCATCTACAACATCATCCCCTCCAACCGGGAAAGCTTCGTCGCCGACATCCTCGCGCCCAGCCTGGAGAGGCTGGGCATTCCCGTGCTGGGGCAGATCCCCTTCGACCGCCTGCTCTCCTCCATCAACGTCGGAGACCTGGCGGAACTCCTGGACGGGCGCGTCCTCGCCGGCGAGGCCAACCTGGACAACCTGGTCGAGGACATCGTGGTGGGCGCAATGAGCCAGGAACACGCCCTTTCCGTGTTCCGCAAGCTCCGCAGCCCGTGCGTGGTCACGGGGGGGGACCGCAGCGACATAATGCTCGCGGCCATGGAGGCCAAGGCACGCTGTCTCATCCTCACGGGCAACCTCTATCCCTCCAGCATCATCCTGGGCAAGGCGGAGGAGCTGGGCATCCCCGTGATCATGGTCGGCATGGACACCTTCACCACCGCCGAGCGCGCGGACATGATCATCAGGAGCGCCCGTACGCATGAAGCGAAGAAGCTGGAGAGGCT